Proteins co-encoded in one Arsenicicoccus dermatophilus genomic window:
- the mobA gene encoding molybdenum cofactor guanylyltransferase, giving the protein MSLDSLVTVVVLCGGTSERMGGQDKTAATLDDTTVLDHLLGRLPAGWEVVCVGQERPTTRPVGWTREEPPLGGPAAGIAAGAALSTTPVTVVIAGDLPFAGEAAELVVAAFERRRPGVEAVAIVDETGQLQPLLAAYDTHALRGAFPSGTRDVSVHRQAAAVRMSGVEAPTTHALLDVDTPADLDTARARCRG; this is encoded by the coding sequence ATGAGTCTGGATTCCCTCGTCACCGTCGTCGTGCTGTGCGGCGGCACCTCCGAGCGCATGGGTGGGCAGGACAAGACCGCCGCCACGCTCGACGACACCACCGTGCTCGACCACCTGCTCGGCCGCCTCCCGGCGGGCTGGGAGGTCGTCTGCGTCGGTCAGGAGCGCCCCACGACACGCCCGGTGGGCTGGACCCGCGAGGAGCCGCCGCTCGGCGGTCCCGCCGCGGGCATCGCCGCCGGCGCCGCGCTGAGCACCACGCCGGTCACCGTCGTCATCGCGGGCGACCTCCCCTTCGCGGGCGAGGCCGCCGAGCTGGTGGTCGCGGCCTTCGAGCGCCGCCGGCCGGGTGTGGAGGCCGTGGCGATCGTGGACGAGACCGGGCAGCTGCAGCCGCTCCTCGCGGCCTACGACACGCACGCCCTGCGGGGCGCCTTCCCCAGCGGCACGCGGGACGTGTCCGTGCACCGGCAGGCCGCCGCGGTCCGCATGAGCGGCGTCGAGGCCCCCACCACGCACGCGCTGCTCGACGTGGACACCCCCGCGGACCTGGACACCGCCCGGGCTCGCTGCCGGGGCTGA
- a CDS encoding NAD(P)H-quinone oxidoreductase, whose translation MKAITLPSFGGPEVLTPSDVPAPEIAPDEVLVDVVAAGVNRADLLQRQGHYPPPPGESELPGLEVSGRIATLGADVDGWSVGDEVCALLAGGGYAEQVAVPAGQLLPVPEGVSLVDAAALPEVVCTVWSNLVMTARLQPDETLLVHGGSSGIGTMAIQLARCLGSEVAVTAGSADKLEVCRELGASVLVDYKEQDFVEELKAVGGADVILDNMGAKYLDRNVSALAPGGRLVIIGMQGGVKAELNIGRLLAKRGAVIATSLRARPRSEKAAVVDEVREHVWPLVESGEIRPIVHARFPMAEVAAAHEELDKGTHIGKVLLLVGDAEG comes from the coding sequence ATGAAGGCGATCACCCTGCCGTCCTTCGGCGGCCCCGAGGTCCTCACCCCCAGCGACGTCCCCGCCCCCGAGATCGCACCCGACGAGGTGCTCGTCGACGTCGTCGCCGCCGGCGTCAACCGGGCGGACCTGCTCCAGCGCCAGGGTCACTATCCACCGCCCCCGGGTGAGTCCGAGCTCCCCGGCCTGGAGGTCAGCGGCCGGATCGCCACCCTGGGCGCCGACGTCGACGGCTGGTCGGTCGGCGACGAGGTGTGCGCGCTGCTCGCCGGCGGCGGCTATGCCGAGCAGGTCGCCGTCCCCGCCGGTCAGCTGCTCCCCGTCCCCGAGGGCGTCTCGCTCGTCGACGCGGCCGCCCTCCCCGAGGTGGTCTGCACCGTCTGGAGCAACCTGGTCATGACCGCCCGCCTCCAGCCCGACGAGACCCTGCTCGTCCACGGCGGCTCCAGCGGCATCGGCACCATGGCGATCCAGCTCGCGCGCTGCCTGGGCTCCGAGGTCGCCGTCACCGCCGGCTCCGCGGACAAGCTGGAGGTATGCCGGGAGCTCGGCGCCTCCGTCCTGGTCGACTACAAGGAGCAGGACTTCGTCGAGGAGCTCAAGGCCGTCGGCGGGGCCGACGTGATCCTGGACAACATGGGCGCGAAATACCTCGACCGCAACGTCTCCGCGCTCGCCCCCGGCGGCCGGCTCGTGATCATCGGGATGCAGGGCGGCGTCAAGGCCGAGCTCAACATCGGCAGGCTGCTCGCCAAGCGCGGCGCCGTCATCGCGACCTCGCTGCGAGCCCGTCCCCGCTCGGAGAAGGCCGCCGTGGTCGACGAGGTGCGCGAGCACGTCTGGCCCCTGGTCGAGTCCGGGGAGATCCGCCCGATCGTCCACGCCCGCTTCCCGATGGCCGAGGTCGCGGCCGCCCACGAGGAGCTCGACAAGGGCACCCACATCGGCAAGGTGCTGCTCCTCGTCGGCGACGCGGAGGGCTGA
- a CDS encoding M18 family aminopeptidase — MSHSFDTEVEARGLCTFVDAAPSPFHAVQEVGRLLDAAGFTELAEADAWPTQPGRYFTVRGGSLAAWSTEHADGPATPFRVLGAHTDSPNFRVRPNPDLSRHGWAQLTCEVYGGPLLNSWLDRDLGLSGRVGVRGRDGVETRLVHVDTPILRIPQLAIHFDRTANDALTLNPQTQLVPVWGTGGDVPSMREFLAGELEVDGDDVLAWDLMTHDLTPSTILGVDRSLIAAPRLDNLGTTYCGTRAFVDAVDGDGPSTPHIQVLILFDHEEIGSMTERGGFSSMLPTVMERITRSLGGDRDDYQRALAGTVVASGDMAHATHPNYPQMHEPNHQVAINGGPVLKTNVKGRYATDAVSAGWFRIACDQAGVPMQDFTARGDMPCGSTIGPMTASQLGVTTIDFGAPMLSMHSARELMGAQDPAMYAGALSAFLSPQV; from the coding sequence ATGAGCCACTCCTTCGACACCGAGGTCGAGGCCCGCGGCCTGTGCACCTTCGTGGACGCTGCCCCGTCCCCCTTCCACGCCGTGCAGGAGGTCGGCCGCCTCCTCGACGCCGCCGGCTTCACCGAGCTGGCCGAGGCCGACGCGTGGCCGACGCAGCCCGGGCGCTACTTCACGGTGCGTGGCGGCTCCCTCGCGGCCTGGTCCACCGAGCACGCTGACGGACCGGCGACCCCCTTCCGGGTGCTGGGCGCGCACACCGACTCGCCCAACTTCCGGGTCCGCCCCAACCCCGACCTGTCCCGTCACGGCTGGGCCCAGCTGACCTGCGAGGTGTATGGCGGCCCCCTGCTCAACAGCTGGCTCGACCGCGACCTGGGCCTGTCCGGTCGGGTCGGCGTGCGCGGCCGCGACGGCGTGGAGACCCGCCTGGTGCACGTGGACACGCCGATCCTGCGCATCCCGCAGCTGGCGATCCACTTCGACCGCACCGCCAACGACGCGCTCACCCTCAACCCCCAGACCCAGCTCGTGCCCGTCTGGGGCACCGGCGGCGACGTGCCCTCGATGCGCGAGTTCCTCGCCGGCGAGCTGGAGGTCGACGGCGACGACGTCCTCGCCTGGGACCTGATGACCCACGACCTCACCCCGTCGACGATCCTCGGCGTGGACCGGTCGCTGATCGCCGCGCCGCGCCTGGACAACCTCGGCACGACCTACTGCGGCACCCGGGCCTTCGTCGACGCGGTCGACGGCGACGGGCCCTCCACGCCCCACATCCAGGTCCTGATCCTGTTCGACCACGAGGAGATCGGCTCGATGACCGAGCGCGGCGGCTTCTCCTCGATGCTGCCCACCGTCATGGAGCGCATCACCCGCTCCCTCGGTGGCGACCGCGACGACTACCAGCGCGCCCTCGCCGGCACCGTCGTCGCGTCCGGCGACATGGCCCACGCCACCCACCCCAACTATCCGCAGATGCACGAGCCCAACCACCAGGTCGCCATCAACGGCGGCCCCGTCCTCAAGACCAACGTCAAGGGGCGCTACGCCACCGACGCGGTGTCGGCCGGGTGGTTCCGGATCGCGTGCGACCAGGCGGGCGTGCCCATGCAGGACTTCACGGCGCGCGGCGACATGCCCTGCGGGTCGACGATCGGGCCGATGACCGCCTCCCAGCTCGGGGTCACCACCATCGACTTCGGCGCGCCGATGCTGTCCATGCACTCGGCTCGCGAGCTGATGGGCGCGCAGGACCCGGCGATGTATGCCGGAGCGCTGTCGGCCTTCCTCTCGCCGCAGGTCTGA
- a CDS encoding ABC transporter ATP-binding protein translates to MTDVSRTHGSGETAVHALRGVSLTIEPGELVAVMGPSGSGKSTLLNLAGALDRPTGGQVTIEGQEVTALRPDALARLRRRAVGFVFQDVNLITSLTAAENVALPLELDGTGPREARRQAQSALEEVGIAELADRYPEEMSGGQRQRVAITRALVGDRRLVLADEPTGALDSVTGEGILEILRARCDRGAAGLLVTHEARHAAWADRVVYLRDGEVVDATGGPR, encoded by the coding sequence ATGACCGACGTGAGCCGCACGCACGGCTCGGGCGAGACCGCCGTGCACGCCTTGCGCGGAGTGTCGCTGACCATCGAGCCGGGCGAGCTGGTCGCCGTGATGGGCCCCTCGGGATCCGGCAAGTCCACGCTGCTCAACCTGGCCGGGGCGCTCGACCGCCCCACCGGCGGCCAGGTGACGATCGAGGGCCAGGAGGTGACCGCTCTCCGACCCGACGCCCTGGCCCGGCTGCGGCGCCGCGCGGTGGGATTCGTCTTCCAGGACGTCAACCTCATCACCTCGCTCACCGCGGCCGAGAACGTCGCCCTCCCGCTCGAGCTCGACGGCACCGGCCCGCGGGAGGCCCGCCGCCAGGCGCAGTCGGCCCTGGAGGAGGTGGGCATCGCCGAGCTCGCCGACCGCTATCCCGAGGAGATGTCCGGCGGCCAGCGCCAGCGCGTGGCCATCACCCGCGCCCTGGTCGGCGATCGCCGGCTGGTCCTCGCGGACGAGCCCACCGGTGCCCTGGACTCGGTGACCGGCGAGGGCATCCTGGAGATCCTGCGCGCCCGCTGCGACCGCGGCGCCGCCGGCCTGCTCGTCACCCACGAGGCCCGCCACGCCGCCTGGGCCGACCGGGTCGTCTACCTGCGCGACGGCGAGGTCGTGGACGCCACCGGAGGCCCCCGATGA
- a CDS encoding FtsX-like permease family protein, translating to MSSAVARPPRATTSPTPGPERSRSRRAEWLAGWRVALRLARRDTWAHKARSSIVLLMIALPVAVMVAGLTVYATIMVDDDEALDQRMGRAVGIVTTVNSSQITPSLEGEGWFLSDAGAKAPPARPLPGEDGPVTSRSDAGSASDVGRLLGARVLRIGEALMVTEVDGRPRAFRLMTVDGRDGLLRGKVDLVSGRWPTTRDEIVVTERGARLGLPTSGTLTIEERVPTATPQQRRGGARVTVVGVGRATAADGRSHASAVRLPDPSSGSLLAGESLVGRDRPITWAEVKEAATYGVGLQSRAVLQDPPPASELFLREGGRRTGEVLAVALLAAGLLIEASLLAGPAFAVIAQRQRRGLALAAANGATRAQLRRTVLAQALVLGVASATLATVVGVAAGAAAMALTTRRRPTTDVFGPFDVPWRFVAVVLVCAVVASVVAALLPARGLGRLDVTAVMRGEVPTRRVRRAVPASGLVLAALGTVGVFGAVEWLRHRPDDGTLVVTTLVVSAVVLVSGALLAVPAVLALVGRLGANLPVPLRLATRAAARRGGRATSTVAAIMAGAVILSAAGLGLATTTALERERYVPSAPHGWLHSTSLPTSPELAAVVRQALPGGTVHEQRLATVPPLEPARTEPDLRGAMGLPHGCTVARALAAVGETTGPCLVPLAGAMFSTRSTFALDPALLGRLTTLTPAQRAVLDQGGTLTTSEQVARGGTLIWTLVLGQLDGQGQVRQARTTATHVVPVAHLAPEQARFLDPDAAGVGVSLMTVAAARAIGLATEQHRILAHGPDGAAITEEQEEAVRAALDRADPQTLGDGDTSLHGVAVERGFHDPIGWVRLALLSLIGVLVLIATTTATALSMGESRQDLDTLAAVGSTARTRRAVAAAHAAVLALVGTASGLAVGAVPGTAYSRAVVREVYHAGSAIAVPWPEITVALVGIPALAALLATLMVRTEPTLTRRQA from the coding sequence ATGAGCAGCGCCGTCGCCCGCCCGCCCCGGGCCACCACTTCCCCGACCCCCGGCCCCGAGCGGAGTCGCTCGCGCCGGGCCGAGTGGCTCGCCGGCTGGCGGGTCGCCCTGCGGCTGGCCCGCCGCGACACCTGGGCCCACAAGGCGCGCAGCTCGATCGTGCTGCTGATGATCGCGCTGCCGGTGGCGGTGATGGTGGCCGGGCTGACCGTCTACGCGACCATCATGGTCGACGACGACGAGGCCCTCGACCAGCGGATGGGCCGGGCCGTCGGGATCGTCACCACGGTCAACAGCTCCCAGATCACGCCTTCCCTCGAGGGCGAGGGGTGGTTCCTCTCCGACGCCGGTGCGAAGGCTCCGCCCGCCCGCCCCCTTCCGGGAGAGGACGGGCCGGTGACCTCCCGGTCCGACGCGGGGTCTGCGTCGGACGTCGGCCGACTGCTCGGCGCCCGGGTGCTGCGCATCGGCGAGGCCCTCATGGTCACCGAGGTCGACGGGCGGCCCCGGGCCTTCCGGCTGATGACCGTGGACGGGCGTGACGGCCTGCTGCGCGGCAAGGTCGACCTGGTCTCGGGTCGATGGCCGACGACGAGGGACGAGATCGTGGTCACCGAGCGCGGCGCCCGCCTGGGCCTGCCGACCTCCGGCACCCTCACCATCGAGGAGCGGGTCCCGACCGCCACCCCGCAGCAGCGCCGAGGCGGCGCCCGGGTGACCGTCGTCGGCGTGGGCCGCGCGACGGCGGCCGACGGGCGCAGCCATGCGAGCGCCGTCCGCCTGCCCGACCCCTCGTCCGGCTCGCTCCTGGCGGGCGAGAGCCTGGTCGGGCGCGACCGCCCGATCACCTGGGCCGAGGTCAAGGAGGCGGCGACGTACGGCGTCGGCCTGCAGAGCCGCGCCGTCCTGCAGGACCCGCCGCCGGCCTCCGAGCTGTTCCTGCGCGAGGGTGGACGCCGCACCGGGGAGGTCCTCGCCGTGGCCCTGCTCGCCGCCGGCCTGCTCATCGAGGCCTCGCTGCTCGCGGGCCCGGCCTTCGCCGTGATCGCCCAGCGGCAGCGCCGCGGCCTGGCCCTCGCAGCCGCCAACGGCGCGACCCGGGCCCAGCTGCGCCGCACCGTGCTGGCCCAGGCCCTGGTGCTGGGGGTGGCCTCGGCGACGCTCGCCACCGTCGTGGGTGTCGCCGCCGGCGCCGCCGCCATGGCGCTCACCACCCGTCGGCGGCCGACCACCGACGTGTTCGGACCCTTCGACGTCCCCTGGCGGTTCGTCGCGGTGGTGCTGGTGTGCGCGGTGGTCGCCTCGGTCGTCGCCGCGCTGCTGCCCGCTCGCGGCCTGGGCCGTCTCGACGTGACCGCCGTGATGCGAGGCGAGGTGCCGACCCGCCGGGTCCGCCGGGCCGTCCCGGCGTCCGGCCTGGTGCTCGCGGCGCTCGGCACCGTCGGGGTCTTCGGCGCGGTCGAGTGGCTGCGGCACCGGCCCGACGACGGCACCCTCGTCGTGACCACCCTGGTGGTCTCCGCCGTGGTCCTGGTGTCGGGCGCGCTGCTGGCGGTGCCCGCCGTCCTCGCGCTCGTGGGTCGGCTCGGGGCGAACCTGCCGGTCCCGCTGCGCCTCGCTACCCGCGCCGCCGCCCGCCGGGGCGGGCGGGCCACGTCCACCGTGGCCGCCATCATGGCCGGCGCCGTCATCCTGTCCGCAGCGGGTCTCGGGCTCGCCACCACCACCGCGCTGGAGCGGGAGCGCTATGTCCCCTCCGCCCCCCACGGGTGGCTCCACAGCACCTCCCTCCCGACGTCCCCGGAGCTGGCCGCGGTCGTCCGCCAGGCGCTGCCCGGGGGAACGGTCCACGAGCAGCGCCTGGCGACCGTTCCCCCGCTGGAGCCGGCCAGGACGGAGCCCGACCTGCGCGGGGCGATGGGTCTGCCCCACGGGTGCACGGTCGCCCGGGCGCTGGCCGCGGTGGGAGAGACCACCGGGCCGTGCCTCGTCCCGCTGGCCGGCGCCATGTTCTCGACCAGGAGCACTTTTGCCCTGGACCCCGCCCTGCTCGGCCGGCTCACCACCCTGACCCCGGCGCAGCGCGCGGTGCTCGACCAGGGCGGCACCCTCACCACCTCCGAGCAGGTGGCCCGGGGCGGGACGCTGATCTGGACCCTCGTCCTGGGGCAGCTCGACGGGCAGGGCCAGGTGCGCCAGGCACGCACCACGGCGACCCACGTGGTCCCCGTCGCTCACCTCGCCCCGGAGCAGGCCCGCTTCCTCGATCCCGATGCGGCCGGCGTCGGCGTCTCGCTGATGACCGTCGCAGCGGCCCGGGCCATCGGCCTGGCCACCGAGCAGCACCGCATCCTGGCCCACGGCCCGGACGGCGCCGCGATCACCGAGGAGCAGGAGGAGGCGGTCCGGGCCGCCCTGGACCGGGCCGACCCGCAGACCCTCGGCGACGGGGACACGTCGCTGCACGGGGTGGCGGTCGAGCGCGGGTTCCACGACCCGATCGGCTGGGTGCGCCTGGCCCTGCTGAGCCTCATCGGGGTGCTCGTCCTCATCGCCACGACCACCGCCACGGCCCTGTCGATGGGCGAGTCCCGGCAGGACCTCGACACCCTCGCCGCCGTCGGGTCGACCGCGCGGACGCGGCGTGCCGTGGCCGCAGCCCACGCCGCCGTGCTCGCCCTCGTGGGCACCGCGAGCGGTCTCGCGGTCGGCGCGGTCCCCGGGACGGCCTACAGCCGCGCCGTCGTCCGTGAGGTCTACCACGCCGGGAGCGCGATCGCCGTACCGTGGCCCGAGATCACGGTGGCCCTGGTCGGCATACCGGCTCTCGCCGCCCTGCTCGCCACGCTCATGGTGCGCACCGAGCCCACCCTCACCCGCCGCCAGGCCTGA
- a CDS encoding PadR family transcriptional regulator, whose product MSIRQGMLALLAERPRYGAQLRSEFEERTGGTWPLNVGQVYQTLARLERDGLVEQQGEDAEGRTTYALTHAGRAEIARWWTQPVDREATPRSELAIKLALAVTLPGVDVVQVVQTQRTATMRALHELTRAKTTVPPEDLARLLILEHQVYAVESEARWLDHVEARVLRRRG is encoded by the coding sequence ATGTCGATCAGACAGGGGATGCTCGCCCTGCTCGCGGAGCGGCCGAGGTATGGCGCGCAGCTGCGCAGCGAGTTCGAGGAGCGCACCGGGGGGACCTGGCCGCTGAACGTCGGGCAGGTCTACCAGACCCTCGCCCGGTTGGAGCGCGACGGCCTCGTCGAGCAGCAGGGCGAGGACGCCGAGGGCCGCACCACCTATGCCCTCACCCACGCCGGTCGCGCCGAGATCGCGCGGTGGTGGACGCAGCCCGTGGACCGGGAGGCCACCCCACGCAGCGAGCTGGCCATCAAGCTCGCCCTCGCGGTGACGCTGCCGGGCGTCGACGTCGTGCAGGTCGTGCAGACCCAGCGCACCGCGACGATGCGCGCCCTGCACGAGCTGACCCGGGCCAAGACTACGGTCCCCCCGGAGGACCTGGCGCGGCTGCTGATCCTGGAGCACCAGGTGTATGCCGTGGAGTCCGAGGCCCGCTGGCTCGACCACGTCGAGGCCCGGGTGCTGCGACGCCGGGGCTGA
- a CDS encoding IS110 family transposase, with amino-acid sequence MHGLPDRTYAVYLGLDVGKETHHATALDPSGKRLHDKALPQDETKLRALYEHLSTHGPVLVVVDQPASIGALPVAVARAVGVDVAYLPGLAMRRIADLHPGAAKTDARDAYVIADAARTMPHTLRRVDMNDDALADLEVIVGYDDDLAGEVTRVTNRLHGLLTQIHPALERALGPRLHHKAVLELLTRFGGPAGLRTAGRRRLTSVAKPRAPRSYDRIVDEVMTALDAQTVTVPGTRAAELVIPKLASQLADLLEQRATVAAQVEEILDAHPLAPVLTSMPGVGVRTAARILLEVGDGSAFPTAGHLAAYAGLAPVTRRSGSSIRGEHPSRSGNKNLKRALFLSAFAALSDPTSRAYYDRKRAQGKKHNAALICLARRRCDVLYAMLRDGTTYQAPTAAAA; translated from the coding sequence ATGCACGGGCTACCCGACCGCACCTACGCGGTCTACCTGGGGTTGGACGTCGGCAAGGAAACTCACCACGCCACCGCCCTGGACCCGTCCGGAAAACGGCTGCACGACAAGGCGCTACCGCAAGACGAGACCAAGCTGCGCGCCCTCTACGAGCACCTGTCCACGCACGGCCCGGTCCTGGTCGTGGTGGACCAGCCCGCCTCGATCGGGGCCCTGCCGGTCGCGGTCGCCCGCGCCGTCGGGGTCGACGTGGCGTACCTGCCGGGCCTGGCGATGCGCCGCATCGCGGACCTACACCCCGGCGCAGCGAAGACCGACGCCCGCGACGCGTACGTCATCGCCGACGCGGCCCGCACCATGCCCCACACCCTGCGGCGCGTGGACATGAACGACGACGCCCTGGCCGACTTGGAAGTCATCGTCGGGTACGACGACGACCTGGCCGGTGAGGTCACCCGCGTCACCAACCGCCTGCACGGCCTGCTCACCCAGATCCACCCAGCCCTGGAACGAGCCCTCGGACCCCGACTGCACCACAAGGCTGTCCTCGAGCTCCTGACCAGGTTCGGCGGACCCGCCGGGCTACGCACGGCCGGTCGGCGGCGGCTGACGAGCGTGGCCAAGCCCCGCGCGCCGCGCTCCTACGATCGGATCGTCGACGAGGTCATGACCGCCCTGGACGCCCAGACCGTGACCGTGCCCGGCACCCGCGCGGCCGAGCTCGTCATCCCGAAGCTGGCTTCCCAGCTCGCCGACCTGCTCGAGCAACGCGCGACCGTCGCGGCGCAGGTCGAGGAGATCCTTGATGCCCACCCTCTTGCCCCGGTCCTGACCTCGATGCCCGGCGTCGGTGTCAGGACCGCCGCAAGGATCTTGCTCGAGGTCGGCGACGGCAGCGCCTTCCCCACAGCCGGGCACCTCGCCGCCTACGCAGGCCTCGCCCCCGTCACACGTCGATCCGGGTCCAGCATCCGCGGCGAGCACCCCTCCAGGTCAGGCAACAAGAACCTCAAACGCGCGCTGTTCCTGTCCGCCTTCGCAGCCCTGTCCGACCCCACCAGCCGCGCCTACTACGACCGCAAACGAGCCCAAGGCAAGAAGCACAACGCCGCCCTCATCTGCCTGGCCCGCCGACGCTGCGACGTTCTCTACGCCATGCTCAGAGACGGCACCACCTACCAAGCCCCGACGGCCGCCGCGGCTTGA
- the lhgO gene encoding L-2-hydroxyglutarate oxidase, which translates to MKTEADVLVVGGGIVGLATARALQLRKPGAHVVVIDKEDDIARHQTGNNSGVIHAGVYYTPGSYKARLCFDGRVRLVDYLQDKGIPHRIDGKLVVATGADEVDKMREIQRRCQANDVPTRWLSREELREVEPHAEGVAALQVTVTGVVDYTVVCRSYADDIRAAGGEIRTGTALVSGRPGLRDVTVETSQGTIVAKQVVTCGGLNADLVARAMGAHPQTRIVGFRGEYYELTPEKSYLCRSLIYPVPDPRFPFLGVHATRGIDGHVHLGPNAVIALAREGYSWTQINPKDMVQLAAFPGIWRLAQKYWRYSVGEVQRSFSKEAFVRATQKMMPEVQVDDVVRAGAGVRAQAMRPDGTLVEDFDFLHEHPRVLHVLNAPSPAATASLAIAEVVADKLEEAERL; encoded by the coding sequence ATGAAGACCGAGGCAGACGTCCTCGTCGTCGGCGGGGGGATCGTCGGGCTCGCCACCGCCCGAGCGCTGCAGCTGCGCAAGCCTGGTGCGCACGTCGTCGTCATCGACAAGGAGGACGACATCGCCCGCCACCAGACGGGCAACAACTCCGGCGTGATCCACGCGGGGGTCTACTACACGCCGGGGTCCTACAAGGCGCGGCTGTGCTTCGACGGCCGGGTGCGGCTGGTGGACTACCTCCAGGACAAGGGGATCCCGCACCGCATCGACGGCAAGCTCGTGGTCGCGACCGGCGCCGACGAGGTCGACAAGATGCGGGAGATCCAGCGCCGCTGCCAGGCCAACGACGTGCCGACCCGCTGGCTGAGCCGCGAGGAGCTCCGTGAGGTGGAGCCGCACGCCGAGGGGGTGGCGGCGCTGCAGGTGACGGTCACCGGCGTCGTCGACTACACGGTCGTGTGCCGGTCCTACGCGGACGACATCCGCGCCGCGGGCGGGGAGATCCGCACGGGCACCGCGCTCGTGTCGGGGCGGCCCGGGCTGCGCGACGTCACCGTGGAGACCAGCCAGGGCACGATCGTCGCCAAGCAGGTCGTCACCTGCGGCGGGCTCAACGCCGACCTGGTCGCCAGGGCGATGGGGGCGCACCCGCAGACCCGCATCGTCGGCTTCCGCGGGGAGTACTACGAGCTCACCCCCGAGAAGTCCTACCTGTGCAGATCGCTGATCTATCCTGTGCCCGACCCGCGCTTCCCCTTCCTCGGGGTGCACGCCACGCGGGGCATCGACGGGCACGTCCACCTGGGACCCAACGCCGTGATCGCGCTCGCGCGAGAGGGCTACTCGTGGACCCAGATCAACCCCAAGGACATGGTCCAGCTCGCGGCCTTCCCGGGGATCTGGCGGCTCGCGCAGAAGTACTGGCGCTACTCCGTCGGCGAGGTCCAGCGGTCCTTCTCCAAGGAGGCCTTCGTGAGGGCGACGCAGAAGATGATGCCCGAGGTGCAGGTCGACGACGTGGTCCGCGCCGGGGCCGGTGTGCGCGCCCAGGCCATGCGCCCGGACGGCACCCTCGTCGAGGACTTCGACTTCCTGCACGAGCACCCGCGGGTCCTGCACGTCCTCAACGCTCCCTCGCCCGCGGCCACCGCGTCGCTGGCGATCGCCGAGGTCGTCGCCGACAAGCTGGAGGAGGCCGAGCGCCTCTGA